One segment of Streptomyces sp. NBC_01463 DNA contains the following:
- a CDS encoding histidine phosphatase family protein, which produces MRTLYVVTHPEATHHVEGVVGGWHDSKLTPAGVRAAVSIAQALRAQVPDGAEVELFSSDLQRTLRTAEEVAELFGVKPIVDRRLREKSYGEAGGKPQEWLDRRFVPPPAVGERMDHDEGVQGSETKAAWAQRVYAATDEILQNPCEHQIIVTHGGSLTFVVASWIKMPIESAGYASFRAPSGSITTLREDDFFHNRQVVSLGDTLHLGSAQAG; this is translated from the coding sequence ATGCGCACTCTTTACGTCGTCACCCATCCGGAGGCGACGCACCACGTCGAGGGAGTCGTTGGCGGATGGCATGACTCGAAGTTGACGCCCGCTGGCGTCCGTGCGGCCGTCTCCATCGCGCAGGCGTTGCGGGCCCAGGTCCCGGACGGCGCCGAAGTGGAGCTGTTCTCCTCGGATCTGCAGCGCACTCTGCGGACGGCCGAGGAGGTGGCCGAACTGTTCGGAGTGAAGCCGATTGTGGACCGCAGGCTGCGGGAGAAGTCCTATGGTGAGGCGGGGGGAAAACCGCAGGAGTGGCTGGACCGGCGCTTCGTCCCCCCGCCGGCTGTCGGGGAGCGAATGGACCACGACGAGGGCGTGCAGGGTTCCGAGACCAAGGCTGCGTGGGCGCAACGCGTCTACGCAGCAACCGACGAGATCCTGCAGAACCCTTGCGAACATCAGATCATCGTGACGCACGGAGGCTCCCTGACGTTCGTCGTGGCGTCCTGGATCAAGATGCCGATCGAGTCGGCCGGCTATGCCAGTTTCCGGGCCCCCTCCGGGAGCATCACCACGCTCCGCGAAGACGACTTCTTCCACAACCGCCAAGTCGTCAGCCTCGGTGACACTCTTCATCTCGGCTCCGCACAAGCTGGCTGA